A stretch of the Sandaracinaceae bacterium genome encodes the following:
- a CDS encoding SUMF1/EgtB/PvdO family nonheme iron enzyme, giving the protein MSSMRAWSASLCIASLVGACGIPESDIPGSDMGVPFVCPTNWAGPSAQAINPALVHIEDGELILEASSEGVTVETPLGSDVIGSVRRIEISRLSLGPGAHFRVRVMWANGGIAGDTGIPIAELDVTDTNAHLQMSEEFDGLAYDLPLDASPTRAVIEIETGGVRLRAYFFEAGRHEVLTALSTFSGNVSTQLQLVGLTSQLRVERFTMYNFTTGASVADEFDCDTIGMPLAVAWPVSRYAELGTACTTDAECGSSDRCSDGLCRRPCMTSTICGREVCLAHPDGGGFCRLAEAGFCLGDDCPEGLVCGVDRTCRRPCEGGREAGSLDFSTLAGTCPMNYRNNNFGDSPVEHSLFRCVAGACMDNAEYGAIEAGGWGCGYGLQLCMGSGIYQCNMTGPGFQRIAYCGVSADACDYVCQGDDGNEYRCVTGSANPVPRCAACLNTCGQGEDVVNCANQVVVDCDPAFSWCSHGRGGDIRRRLPGDLPLWEAVCEPLVTAAPPGPRTMITPTDTLIPPFEIDRTEVTRAQYMGFARSDPVVTHAPVECAGNTTLFPETPLPWHDFPNSPAVVDWCDATAYCAWAGGHLCGAIGGGALPLANYGDPSVDLWAHVCTSGGTRLYPHGDVLTANECAVTSGYPPRDVGTDTVCVSNVPGFENVFDLGGGWAEWVNACQPATSGNPGDDLCLQAQGNPCSAYGSGTRFGLSSGAGFRCCYD; this is encoded by the coding sequence ATGTCCAGCATGCGAGCGTGGTCGGCCAGCCTATGCATTGCCTCGCTCGTGGGAGCGTGCGGCATCCCCGAGTCGGACATCCCGGGCAGCGACATGGGCGTGCCCTTCGTGTGCCCCACCAACTGGGCGGGGCCCTCGGCGCAGGCCATCAATCCGGCGCTCGTCCACATCGAGGACGGTGAGCTGATCCTCGAGGCCAGCAGTGAAGGGGTGACGGTGGAGACGCCCCTCGGCAGTGACGTGATCGGCTCGGTGCGCCGCATCGAGATCAGCCGCTTGTCGCTCGGCCCCGGCGCGCACTTTCGTGTCCGCGTCATGTGGGCCAACGGGGGCATCGCGGGAGACACGGGCATCCCCATCGCCGAGTTGGACGTGACCGACACCAACGCGCACCTGCAGATGAGCGAAGAGTTCGACGGGCTGGCCTACGACCTGCCCCTCGACGCGTCGCCCACGCGGGCGGTCATCGAGATCGAGACGGGCGGCGTGCGCCTTCGCGCGTACTTCTTCGAGGCGGGCCGCCACGAGGTGCTCACCGCCCTGAGCACGTTCAGCGGCAACGTCTCGACCCAGCTGCAGCTGGTGGGGCTGACCTCCCAGCTGCGGGTGGAGCGCTTCACCATGTACAACTTCACCACGGGCGCGAGCGTGGCCGACGAGTTCGACTGCGACACCATCGGCATGCCGCTGGCGGTGGCGTGGCCCGTGTCGCGCTACGCGGAGCTGGGCACCGCGTGCACGACCGATGCGGAGTGTGGCTCGAGCGACCGCTGCAGCGATGGGCTCTGCCGGAGGCCCTGCATGACGTCCACGATCTGCGGCCGTGAGGTGTGCCTGGCGCACCCCGACGGTGGCGGATTCTGTCGACTCGCCGAGGCGGGCTTCTGCTTGGGGGACGACTGTCCAGAAGGCTTGGTGTGCGGCGTGGACCGCACCTGCCGGCGCCCCTGTGAAGGCGGGCGCGAGGCCGGCAGCCTGGACTTCAGCACGCTCGCGGGGACGTGCCCCATGAACTACCGGAACAACAACTTCGGCGACTCGCCCGTGGAGCACAGCCTGTTCCGCTGCGTGGCGGGTGCGTGCATGGACAACGCCGAGTACGGGGCGATCGAGGCTGGCGGCTGGGGCTGCGGCTACGGGCTGCAGCTGTGCATGGGTAGCGGCATCTACCAGTGCAACATGACCGGCCCCGGCTTTCAGCGCATCGCGTACTGCGGCGTGAGCGCGGACGCGTGCGACTACGTGTGCCAGGGTGACGACGGGAACGAGTACCGCTGCGTGACGGGGAGCGCCAACCCCGTGCCGCGCTGCGCAGCCTGTCTCAATACCTGCGGACAAGGTGAGGACGTCGTCAACTGCGCCAATCAGGTCGTGGTGGACTGCGACCCAGCTTTCTCGTGGTGCAGCCACGGGCGGGGCGGGGACATCCGCCGGCGCCTACCCGGGGACCTGCCCCTCTGGGAAGCGGTGTGCGAGCCGCTGGTGACCGCGGCGCCTCCCGGACCGCGCACCATGATCACCCCCACGGACACGCTCATTCCGCCGTTCGAGATCGACCGCACCGAGGTGACGCGCGCGCAATACATGGGGTTCGCCCGGTCGGACCCCGTCGTGACGCACGCTCCGGTGGAGTGCGCCGGGAACACCACGCTGTTTCCGGAGACGCCCCTGCCCTGGCATGACTTCCCGAACTCTCCCGCCGTCGTCGACTGGTGTGACGCTACGGCCTACTGCGCCTGGGCCGGCGGGCACCTGTGCGGCGCCATCGGCGGTGGCGCCCTACCCCTCGCCAACTATGGGGACCCGAGCGTGGACCTCTGGGCACACGTCTGCACGTCGGGCGGCACGCGCCTATATCCACACGGCGATGTGCTCACAGCGAACGAGTGCGCAGTCACCTCGGGCTACCCGCCCCGGGACGTGGGCACGGACACGGTCTGCGTCAGCAACGTGCCAGGC
- a CDS encoding DMT family protein has product MNPYWTTGLLLVCSNVFMTFAWYAHLKNMAQQPWVLAALASWGIALFEYLLQVPANRIGHNVMSVGQLKIMQEVITLLVFAPFSIFYMKEKLTLDYLWAGLCILGAVFFIFRSKLM; this is encoded by the coding sequence ATGAACCCCTATTGGACGACGGGCCTCTTGCTGGTGTGCAGCAACGTGTTCATGACCTTCGCCTGGTACGCGCACCTCAAGAACATGGCGCAGCAGCCGTGGGTCCTGGCGGCGCTCGCGAGCTGGGGCATCGCGCTGTTCGAGTACCTCTTGCAGGTGCCCGCCAACCGCATCGGCCACAACGTCATGAGCGTGGGGCAGCTGAAGATCATGCAGGAGGTCATCACGCTGCTGGTGTTCGCGCCCTTCTCCATCTTCTACATGAAGGAGAAGCTCACCCTCGACTACCTCTGGGCAGGCCTCTGCATCCTGGGCGCGGTGTTCTTCATCTTCCGCAGCAAGCTGATGTGA
- a CDS encoding glutaredoxin family protein, producing the protein MEAPRNSGWTRRVLALGAVSLWILACGQDNDASGEVTSGEEPSIEAAGQPVELPFALSDASPDLLLTYADASGAHTVHRPSEVPEAAREWVRVDSLSLSPEQRPADGQVYVADLRERPADSRAARLVPRATFDAYVERASGTTGRGGGGTPVAAAGSGDIVLYGAAWCGACRQARQFFEREGIAFIDRDIERDPGARDEMNQKARAAGVPTTGIPVIDVRGTILTGFDERRIRQLLAASPGGGARPSPAAQPI; encoded by the coding sequence ATGGAAGCCCCACGGAACTCTGGATGGACACGCCGGGTGCTCGCGCTCGGCGCGGTGTCGCTGTGGATCCTGGCTTGTGGCCAGGACAATGACGCTTCGGGCGAGGTGACGAGTGGCGAGGAGCCCAGCATCGAGGCGGCGGGCCAGCCCGTGGAGCTCCCCTTCGCGCTGAGCGACGCTAGCCCCGACTTGCTGTTGACCTACGCCGACGCCAGCGGCGCGCACACCGTGCACCGACCCAGCGAGGTGCCCGAGGCAGCGCGCGAGTGGGTGCGCGTGGACTCGCTGTCGCTCTCGCCCGAGCAGCGCCCGGCCGATGGCCAGGTGTACGTGGCCGATCTGCGTGAGCGCCCCGCCGACTCACGCGCGGCGCGGCTGGTCCCGCGCGCCACGTTCGACGCCTATGTGGAGCGCGCCAGTGGCACGACGGGCCGTGGCGGTGGCGGCACCCCGGTCGCAGCGGCAGGCAGCGGCGACATCGTCCTCTACGGGGCGGCGTGGTGCGGCGCGTGCCGGCAGGCTCGGCAGTTCTTCGAGCGCGAGGGCATCGCCTTCATCGACCGCGACATCGAGCGCGACCCGGGCGCGCGCGACGAGATGAACCAGAAGGCGCGCGCCGCGGGAGTGCCCACCACGGGCATCCCCGTCATCGATGTGCGCGGCACCATCCTCACCGGCTTCGACGAGCGTCGCATCCGGCAGCTGCTGGCCGCGTCGCCCGGCGGTGGCGCGCGGCCGTCGCCAGCGGCCCAGCCCATCTGA